The Paramisgurnus dabryanus chromosome 1, PD_genome_1.1, whole genome shotgun sequence genome includes a window with the following:
- the six2b gene encoding homeobox protein SIX2b yields MSMPPSFGFTQEQVACVCEVLQQGGSIERLGRFLWSLPACDHLHKNESVLKAKAVVAFHRGNFRELYKVLESHQFSPHNHPKLQQLWLKAHYVEAEKLRGRPLGAVGKYRVRRKFPLPRTIWDGEETSYCFKEKSRCVLKEWYTHNPYPSPREKRELAEATGLTTTQVSNWFKNRRQRDRAAEAKERENEGANPNGHNSLTSHVNENKSLCESSEDDKSPSATPDHTSMSPALLMPSSSGLPPLHSFAPPPGPSGCIIPVSSSESHHHFSIHDGLLNTMTASLVELGS; encoded by the exons ATGTCCATGCCTCCAAGCTTTGGATTTACCCAAGAGCAGGTTGCCTGTGTCTGCGAGGTCCTTCAGCAAGGTGGGAGTATTGAACGCCTCGGACGCTTTCTGTGGTCCTTACCCGCTTGTGATCACCTCCATAAAAACGAGAGTGTATTGAAAGCCAAAGCCGTGGTAGCCTTTCACCGAGGAAACTTCAGGGAGCTTTACAAAGTATTAGAGAGCCATCAGTTTTCACCGCACAACCACCCCAAACTACAACAACTTTGGTTGAAAGCGCACTACGTTGAAGCGGAGAAATTGCGCGGTCGTCCTCTAGGCGCAGTGGGAAAATACCGCGTCCGCAGAAAGTTCCCTCTTCCTCGCACAATCTGGGATGGAGAGGAGACAAGTTACTGTTTTAAGGAAAAGAGCCGGTGTGTGCTAAAAGAGTGGTATACTCACAACCCGTACCCTTCCCCGAGGGAGAAGAGAGAATTGGCCGAGGCCACGGGCCTCACCACGACGCAGGTCAGCAACTGGTTCAAGAACAGGAGACAGAGGGACCGGGCAGCGGAGGCAAAAGAAAG GGAAAACGAGGGCGCAAATCCAAACGGCCACAACTCATTGACCTCTCACGTGAACGAAAATAAATCTCTATGTGAAAGTTCAGAGGACGACAAATCTCCCTCTGCGACCCCAGATCACACCTCCATGAGCCCTGCCCTCCTCATGCCCTCCAGTTCTGGTCTGCCACCCCTGCACAGCTTTGCTCCTCCGCCAGGCCCAAGCGGCTGCATCATCCCGGTCAGCAGCTCTGAAAGTCACCATCACTTCTCTATACACGACGGCCTTCTCAACACCATGACGGCCAGCCTGGTGGAACTTGGATCATAA